In the uncultured Methanobacterium sp. genome, one interval contains:
- a CDS encoding class III signal peptide-containing protein — translation MSFLKDEGGQGAAEYILLFGGVIVIAIAALLIYRAYFSGTAGLNASNDVNTIRSTSALK, via the coding sequence ATGAGCTTTTTAAAAGACGAAGGTGGACAAGGAGCAGCTGAATATATCTTATTGTTTGGTGGAGTTATCGTAATCGCAATAGCCGCACTACTGATCTACAGAGCATACTTCAGCGGAACCGCTGGATTAAACGCCAGCAACGACGTTAACACCATAAGAAGTACAAGTGCACTAAAATAA
- a CDS encoding metal-dependent hydrolase: MKIQWLGHSAFHITTDNGIRIVIDPFLRDNPACPVDVEEVTADVICITHGHKDHFGDAVELAQRNSAMVVCNHEHSVYLSQLGLETTGMNMGGTIEVERIKITMVNAIHSSDMDFIEGIGPGGSSCGYILELENEQKIYHSGDTGIFGDMKTVIRDIYQPQIALIPIGDRFTMGIKEASIAAGWIGPEVIIPMHYNTFPVIEQDPYQFKDMVEKTTETKVKVLKPGETYQE, translated from the coding sequence GTGAAGATCCAGTGGCTGGGACACTCGGCCTTCCATATAACAACTGATAATGGTATCCGCATTGTAATCGATCCTTTCCTGCGTGATAATCCCGCCTGTCCAGTGGATGTAGAAGAAGTTACCGCTGATGTGATATGCATCACCCATGGTCACAAGGATCACTTTGGGGATGCAGTGGAATTAGCACAAAGAAACAGTGCCATGGTGGTGTGTAACCATGAGCATTCCGTTTACCTTTCCCAACTGGGACTGGAAACAACTGGCATGAACATGGGAGGAACCATTGAAGTAGAGAGGATTAAGATCACCATGGTCAACGCCATTCACTCTTCAGACATGGACTTCATAGAGGGTATAGGGCCTGGGGGAAGTTCCTGTGGTTATATACTGGAACTGGAAAATGAGCAGAAGATATACCACTCTGGAGACACCGGTATTTTTGGAGATATGAAAACAGTCATAAGGGATATTTACCAGCCACAAATTGCATTAATCCCTATTGGGGACCGTTTTACCATGGGGATTAAGGAAGCTTCCATTGCTGCTGGGTGGATAGGACCGGAAGTCATAATACCCATGCATTACAACACATTTCCAGTGATAGAACAGGATCCTTACCAGTTCAAAGATATGGTTGAAAAAACCACCGAAACCAAAGTAAAAGTGCTTAAACCCGGTGAAACATACCAAGAGTGA
- the rqcH gene encoding ribosome rescue protein RqcH, translating to MKAMSNVDLYAISHELNELLRDARVQKAYQPTRDTVIIRFHVPGKGRVDVAFQAGLRVHTTQYPPENPKVPPSFPMLLRKHLKNATVKGVRQHNFDRILEIDIQKEHRFTLVVELFSQGNIILLDEENQIILPLKHRHAQGRKITSKEEYQYPEERGIHILNVELEDLKDLFANSDSDLIRTLARSGLGGMYSEEIFLRSGVDKKQPATDVSESEIESIYQSMTELFKPLKTFKFQPQIVREVIEGDKKEDKPGSEVAESTQNETAESAQKESTKTTQNEVIESSQMEATPIETTKNTPNEATEIAKNKATGTKPKAGKEDVLPLDILTYQNFHKERFETFNQAADEFYSGKVGADIKKVQKDIWAKEVGKYEKRLRIQEDTLKKFQKTIVETKKKGNLIYSHYSEIQNLLDIIHQARGKFSWMEIASKLKKARKGGMVEAQIIQSMDKMGVLTLNLEGETVTVDANLEIPENAEKYYNKGKKAKRKIKGVNIAIERTKKDVEKKRDKRELALEKVRVPQKRVRKELKWFEKLRWFLSSDGLLVIGGRDAGTNEMVVKRHLDNQDIYLHSDIHGAPSVVIKKGEVEGEIPESTIQEAGSLAASFSSAWNKGYGSQDVYWVHPDQVSKTPQSGEFVARGAFIIRGSRNYLRGIPLKIAVGIVDYEGERIMAGPVESLAKHTDNYVVLKPGFTKKEEIARSVLKKIDPKRILTLEDVIRVLPSGKCDFEGKKRY from the coding sequence ATGAAAGCCATGTCCAATGTTGATCTTTACGCCATCTCTCATGAACTCAATGAACTCCTCCGGGATGCCCGGGTGCAAAAAGCATACCAGCCCACCAGGGACACTGTGATCATACGATTCCATGTCCCTGGGAAAGGAAGGGTAGATGTGGCATTCCAAGCAGGTTTAAGGGTGCATACCACCCAGTATCCTCCTGAAAATCCCAAAGTACCACCGTCATTCCCCATGCTTCTGCGTAAACACTTGAAAAATGCCACAGTCAAGGGGGTCCGGCAGCATAACTTTGACCGTATCCTGGAAATTGACATCCAGAAGGAACATCGCTTTACTCTGGTTGTTGAACTTTTCTCTCAAGGTAATATAATACTTTTGGATGAGGAGAACCAGATAATTCTACCCCTGAAACACCGTCACGCACAGGGCAGGAAGATTACCTCTAAGGAAGAATACCAGTACCCTGAAGAAAGAGGTATTCACATCCTGAATGTTGAACTGGAAGACTTGAAAGATTTATTCGCGAATTCTGACTCAGACCTTATCCGAACACTGGCCCGCAGTGGCCTGGGTGGAATGTACTCTGAGGAAATATTCCTGCGTTCAGGTGTGGATAAAAAACAGCCGGCCACTGATGTCAGTGAAAGTGAAATAGAATCTATTTACCAAAGCATGACTGAGCTCTTCAAACCACTTAAAACCTTCAAATTCCAGCCACAAATTGTGAGAGAAGTCATTGAAGGGGATAAAAAGGAAGATAAACCTGGTAGCGAAGTAGCAGAATCCACTCAAAATGAAACAGCAGAATCTGCCCAAAAAGAATCAACAAAAACTACCCAAAATGAAGTTATAGAATCTTCCCAAATGGAAGCTACCCCCATTGAAACAACTAAAAATACTCCCAATGAAGCAACAGAAATAGCCAAAAATAAAGCTACTGGTACGAAACCTAAAGCTGGTAAAGAGGATGTTCTTCCTCTGGATATTTTAACCTACCAGAATTTCCATAAGGAACGTTTTGAAACATTTAACCAGGCTGCTGATGAGTTCTACAGTGGGAAAGTAGGTGCAGATATCAAGAAGGTTCAAAAAGATATCTGGGCCAAAGAAGTGGGTAAATACGAGAAAAGGCTCCGTATACAGGAAGATACCCTGAAAAAATTCCAGAAAACCATAGTAGAAACCAAGAAGAAGGGTAACCTTATCTACTCCCACTACTCGGAAATTCAGAACTTGCTGGATATCATCCATCAGGCTAGAGGTAAGTTTTCCTGGATGGAAATTGCATCAAAACTTAAAAAGGCCCGTAAAGGAGGAATGGTTGAGGCACAGATCATCCAATCCATGGATAAGATGGGTGTGCTCACCCTGAATCTTGAGGGTGAAACAGTAACAGTCGATGCCAACCTGGAGATCCCTGAAAATGCAGAGAAATATTATAACAAGGGTAAAAAAGCCAAACGGAAGATCAAGGGAGTTAACATAGCCATTGAACGCACCAAGAAAGATGTGGAAAAAAAGCGTGACAAGCGAGAACTGGCCCTGGAAAAGGTGCGAGTACCCCAGAAAAGGGTGCGAAAAGAACTTAAGTGGTTCGAAAAACTCAGGTGGTTCCTGTCTTCGGATGGACTCCTGGTTATTGGTGGTCGGGATGCTGGTACCAATGAAATGGTTGTTAAACGCCACCTTGATAACCAGGATATTTACCTGCACTCAGACATACACGGAGCTCCATCTGTGGTTATCAAAAAAGGAGAAGTTGAGGGAGAAATTCCAGAATCAACCATTCAAGAAGCAGGATCCCTGGCTGCATCCTTTTCCAGTGCCTGGAATAAGGGTTACGGTTCCCAAGATGTTTACTGGGTACACCCTGACCAGGTTTCCAAAACACCCCAGTCAGGTGAATTTGTGGCCAGAGGGGCATTCATAATCCGAGGCAGTCGTAATTATCTCCGAGGAATACCCCTCAAGATAGCAGTGGGCATTGTGGATTATGAGGGTGAAAGAATCATGGCGGGTCCAGTGGAATCTTTGGCCAAACACACTGATAACTACGTGGTCTTAAAGCCAGGTTTTACCAAGAAAGAGGAAATTGCCAGATCTGTTCTTAAAAAGATCGACCCAAAAAGGATATTAACCCTGGAAGATGTTATACGTGTGTTACCATCGGGTAAGTGTGATTTTGAAGGAAAGAAAAGGTATTAA
- a CDS encoding class III signal peptide-containing protein, with product MSFLKDEGGQGAAEYILLFGGVIVIAIAALLIYRAYFSGTSGLNASNDVNTIRSTSALK from the coding sequence ATGAGCTTTTTAAAAGACGAAGGTGGACAAGGAGCAGCTGAATATATTTTATTGTTTGGTGGAGTTATCGTTATTGCAATAGCTGCACTACTGATCTACAGAGCATACTTCAGCGGAACTTCCGGATTAAACGCCAGCAATGACGTTAACACCATCAGAAGTACTAGCGCATTAAAATAA
- a CDS encoding class III signal peptide-containing protein, translating to MTFLKDEGGQGAAEYILLFGGIIVVAIAALIVYRTYIQGASSLNAAQDVDTVRTTAGNPP from the coding sequence ATGACCTTTTTAAAAGATGAAGGTGGACAAGGCGCAGCAGAGTATATTTTATTGTTTGGTGGTATAATAGTTGTTGCAATAGCTGCACTGATAGTCTACAGAACATACATCCAAGGCGCATCTTCACTAAACGCCGCTCAGGACGTTGACACCGTAAGAACCACAGCAGGTAACCCACCGTAG
- a CDS encoding 4Fe-4S binding protein: MPKIEIDPKLCSKCGTCVSNCPVGIFQQDDDDSIPQVVDTDNCILCGMCVDNCPKDAVKHENF; the protein is encoded by the coding sequence ATGCCTAAAATTGAAATCGATCCAAAATTGTGCAGCAAGTGTGGAACCTGTGTATCCAACTGTCCAGTGGGTATCTTCCAGCAGGATGATGATGACTCAATCCCTCAGGTGGTGGATACTGATAACTGCATACTCTGTGGTATGTGTGTGGACAACTGCCCTAAAGATGCAGTGAAACACGAAAATTTTTAG
- a CDS encoding UDP-N-acetylglucosamine--N-acetylmuramyl-(pentapeptide) pyrophosphoryl-undecaprenol N-acetylglucosamine transferase — MKVLLIPCGIGMGHTSRSVALAQKLEAKGDEVLFASYGSGYQTLNEYSDYDVVELPTIKFYGSSGELNFKHTARKSIDAPYIFLKSIYHESRIIKEFNPDVVVSDSHYSVPITCKVLGVPCVLVSNDLAPELKEEYQKDRTLEYLENGLQRFIKDVSRLCQSIIIPDIQNSYEVPSPVRDRVNFTGPILKMNPRTMDSKKELRERFGFDKSEKMVMATVGGSEFGNKLLKLLHQAAPDLDCDRMILVTGPQIKLDLESSPRIICKRFLGDIMEWMKLSDFLVSLAGHTTSMEIASLGIPSLMVPIENHPEQLKNAMKMKNYGIAQVENMATLTSRKLSENINQLLESQDLKENAEKTRNIFSRYNGTENAVNIIRSCAETEDEISNEG, encoded by the coding sequence ATGAAAGTACTCCTAATACCCTGTGGCATAGGAATGGGTCATACCTCCCGTTCAGTGGCTTTAGCCCAAAAATTAGAAGCAAAGGGTGATGAGGTTCTATTTGCCAGTTATGGTTCTGGCTATCAGACTCTTAACGAGTACAGTGACTACGATGTGGTGGAACTTCCAACCATCAAGTTCTACGGGAGTTCAGGTGAGCTGAACTTTAAACACACTGCCCGCAAGTCCATTGATGCACCTTATATTTTCCTGAAGAGTATCTACCATGAATCCCGCATAATCAAGGAATTCAACCCGGATGTGGTTGTATCTGATTCTCATTATTCCGTCCCCATCACCTGTAAAGTACTGGGCGTACCCTGTGTACTGGTAAGTAACGATCTGGCACCTGAACTTAAAGAAGAGTACCAGAAAGACCGTACCCTTGAATATTTGGAAAATGGATTGCAACGTTTCATAAAGGATGTTTCCAGGCTCTGCCAGTCAATCATCATACCCGATATTCAAAACTCCTATGAGGTACCTTCCCCGGTGCGTGATCGGGTGAACTTTACCGGACCCATCCTGAAGATGAATCCCCGGACTATGGATAGTAAAAAAGAGCTTAGGGAGCGTTTTGGATTTGACAAGTCTGAAAAAATGGTAATGGCTACTGTGGGAGGATCAGAATTCGGGAACAAACTTTTAAAACTCCTGCATCAGGCAGCACCAGACCTGGATTGTGATCGAATGATACTGGTCACCGGGCCCCAGATAAAACTGGATCTAGAGTCTTCCCCCCGGATAATATGCAAAAGATTTCTGGGGGATATAATGGAGTGGATGAAATTATCCGACTTCCTGGTGAGTCTGGCCGGACACACTACATCTATGGAAATTGCTTCCCTGGGCATTCCCAGCCTGATGGTCCCTATAGAAAATCATCCCGAGCAGCTGAAAAATGCCATGAAAATGAAAAACTACGGAATAGCCCAGGTGGAGAACATGGCCACTTTAACCTCCAGGAAGTTATCCGAAAACATCAATCAGCTCCTGGAAAGTCAGGATCTCAAGGAAAATGCAGAAAAAACCAGGAATATATTTTCAAGGTACAACGGGACTGAAAATGCAGTTAACATCATTAGGAGTTGTGCAGAAACTGAAGATGAAATTTCAAACGAGGGCTGA
- a CDS encoding Zn-ribbon containing protein produces MHRCIKCGQEYEDSEDLILKGCPNCGSKFFEFHQEGKIQEIKEIKGSSVETIMVKEHGVYEVNLESLLADESVIVSDEEGKYLIDINYILKKKIKEKDK; encoded by the coding sequence ATGCATCGATGTATTAAGTGCGGCCAGGAATACGAAGACTCAGAGGACCTTATCCTGAAAGGCTGCCCCAACTGTGGCAGTAAATTCTTTGAATTCCACCAGGAAGGAAAAATCCAAGAGATCAAGGAAATTAAGGGCAGTTCTGTGGAGACCATAATGGTCAAGGAACACGGGGTCTATGAAGTGAACCTGGAATCCCTGCTGGCTGATGAATCAGTAATAGTCTCTGATGAAGAAGGGAAATACCTTATTGATATCAATTACATCTTAAAGAAGAAGATTAAGGAAAAGGATAAGTAA
- a CDS encoding FumA C-terminus/TtdB family hydratase beta subunit, which produces MNITKKKYNNGAKKMIVHLKTPLTKEDTEKLRIKDSVYISGTIYTARDSAHKRIIETKSPVGLEGAVIFHAGPIIKKQDDGTYQMVAVGPTTSTRMNPYQAEVLDQGALAVIGKGGMDEKTAEALKRNGAVFLAAVGGCAALYVSSVLKINNVHWLDLGVPEAVWELEVKDFGPLIVTMDSTGGNLYQEVRQRNNL; this is translated from the coding sequence ATGAATATTACGAAAAAAAAATATAATAACGGTGCCAAAAAAATGATCGTTCATCTCAAAACACCCCTAACAAAAGAAGACACTGAAAAATTAAGGATTAAAGATTCAGTTTACATCTCCGGAACCATTTACACGGCACGTGACAGTGCTCACAAGCGCATAATCGAAACTAAATCACCAGTGGGCCTGGAAGGGGCAGTTATATTCCACGCAGGACCTATAATAAAAAAACAGGATGATGGTACTTACCAGATGGTGGCAGTGGGGCCCACTACCAGTACCCGAATGAACCCCTACCAGGCAGAGGTATTGGACCAGGGAGCCCTGGCAGTAATTGGAAAGGGAGGAATGGATGAGAAAACAGCCGAGGCATTAAAACGGAATGGTGCTGTTTTCCTGGCGGCAGTGGGAGGTTGTGCTGCACTCTATGTCAGTTCTGTCCTTAAAATAAATAATGTACACTGGCTGGATTTGGGTGTTCCGGAAGCAGTCTGGGAACTGGAAGTCAAAGACTTTGGGCCATTGATCGTTACCATGGACTCAACTGGGGGCAACTTATACCAGGAAGTTCGCCAACGAAACAATCTCTGA
- a CDS encoding class III signal peptide-containing protein, with product MSFLKDEGGQGAAEYILLFGGVIVIAIAALLIYRAYFSGTSGLNASNDVNTIRSTSALK from the coding sequence ATGAGCTTTTTAAAAGACGAAGGTGGACAAGGAGCAGCTGAATATATCTTATTGTTTGGTGGAGTTATCGTAATCGCAATAGCCGCACTACTGATCTACAGAGCATACTTCAGCGGCACTTCCGGATTAAACGCCAGCAACGACGTTAACACCATAAGAAGTACAAGTGCACTAAAATAA
- a CDS encoding DUF6282 family protein — MNLNQKEYMNSSPEINPQEILTGFIDTHIHTSPDVKPRLLNDYEAALEAQEKGMGSIILKSHVEPTAGRAYITHRLTGFPVMGGVTLNLTVGGLNPEAVQSTALMGGKIVWLPTIHHSKIVLDPDALDEILHLVKDNNMILATGHISPEEIFQVIDQCHSLGVEKIMANHPLTSVVGASLDEQKEMAHHAYLEHCWVATMPQHDKLNPEIIANSIKEVGAEHCILATDFGQDHNPRPVLGMQMMIASMISQGISWEDITLMCQDNPNNLLTD; from the coding sequence ATGAACCTTAACCAAAAAGAATATATGAATTCCAGCCCGGAAATAAACCCCCAAGAAATCCTCACGGGTTTCATAGACACTCACATCCACACCAGTCCTGATGTTAAGCCACGATTGCTAAATGATTACGAGGCAGCCCTGGAAGCTCAGGAGAAGGGTATGGGATCAATTATACTCAAGTCTCATGTAGAACCCACTGCTGGTCGGGCCTACATAACCCATAGACTAACCGGTTTCCCGGTGATGGGTGGTGTAACTCTTAACCTTACTGTAGGGGGATTAAACCCCGAAGCAGTCCAGAGCACGGCTTTAATGGGGGGTAAGATTGTATGGCTTCCAACCATCCATCACAGCAAAATAGTGCTGGATCCGGATGCTTTAGATGAAATATTACATTTGGTTAAGGATAACAACATGATCCTGGCCACAGGGCACATCAGTCCAGAGGAGATATTCCAAGTCATAGACCAGTGCCACAGTTTGGGTGTGGAAAAAATAATGGCGAACCATCCATTAACCAGTGTGGTGGGAGCATCCTTGGATGAGCAGAAGGAAATGGCTCACCATGCCTACCTGGAACATTGTTGGGTGGCTACCATGCCACAACACGATAAACTAAACCCTGAAATCATTGCCAATTCCATAAAAGAGGTGGGAGCTGAGCACTGCATTCTGGCAACGGATTTTGGACAAGACCATAACCCTAGACCCGTGCTGGGGATGCAGATGATGATAGCCAGTATGATCAGCCAGGGAATTTCATGGGAAGATATAACCCTGATGTGTCAAGATAACCCTAATAACCTATTAACTGATTAA
- a CDS encoding DUF2070 family protein: MSAVDNITDLSKYMVTLPPSRISILCMTFLSFLAGAIAAYLEPLSSIFDSIVYGGSAGFLIFGLTSIMDGAISQPIINAMKGRHMKMKQSMFISLLTMVLVAMVYVLGSLVSSFTIYSYVIDALILGCALAFGLRIFIIWGTSNIGPVRSILISAIQPVLILSMVVVIVSLTSITTNIGSFSIIAVALKGLIAGLILMIAIYSFMLVVESPIKRNLGVGGLELLSLFIAQYTEGSRAMETLFEDMGEPIDTLVGLVSFKGKNGIKGLFISPCVHPGPVGTIGGGNMPTVLAKNLEPFTMVSHGPSTHDFNPVSSKEICKIKNLVLDALDDMEYSSQASQFIQVEHENAKLGAQYFGDNLILLATFAPLGFDDIDFGVGLAIIKAAQGHTGAKNVVLVDCHNSFKGESGRVLPGNPEVFQLLNAVEKLENPGESELKMGCANDTIPELGKRSGVGQSGVKVMVLNVNNQKTAYILMDANNMVIGFRDEILSEVKKLGLDHAEVMTTDTHFVNGLSGGHNPLGTKDRDIIIEKIVECTKNALDDLESVQVGAKTVKLSSINTLGPTHATELVTTISSIVAVSRVVAPLVFVLALIFVFIWIFYWTF, from the coding sequence ATGTCAGCTGTTGATAACATTACCGACCTTTCCAAGTACATGGTAACCCTTCCACCAAGCAGAATATCCATTTTATGCATGACCTTCCTTAGCTTCCTTGCCGGCGCTATTGCCGCCTATTTAGAACCATTATCATCCATATTTGATAGTATTGTTTACGGTGGATCTGCAGGTTTCCTGATCTTTGGACTCACCTCCATCATGGACGGTGCCATAAGCCAGCCAATCATCAATGCCATGAAGGGAAGACACATGAAAATGAAACAATCCATGTTCATATCCCTCTTAACCATGGTACTGGTGGCAATGGTATACGTTCTGGGTAGTCTGGTGTCCAGCTTCACCATCTACAGCTACGTTATTGATGCTCTGATTTTAGGATGCGCACTGGCCTTTGGCCTGCGCATCTTCATTATCTGGGGAACCTCCAATATAGGCCCAGTACGATCCATTTTAATCTCCGCAATCCAGCCAGTTCTCATCCTGAGCATGGTGGTGGTGATAGTATCCTTAACCAGCATCACCACCAACATTGGATCCTTCAGCATCATAGCGGTGGCACTTAAGGGACTCATCGCCGGGCTGATACTGATGATCGCCATTTACTCCTTCATGCTGGTGGTTGAATCACCCATCAAACGTAACCTGGGAGTGGGCGGCCTGGAATTATTATCACTCTTCATAGCACAGTACACTGAAGGATCACGTGCCATGGAAACCCTCTTTGAAGATATGGGCGAACCCATAGATACACTGGTGGGTTTAGTCAGTTTCAAAGGCAAAAATGGGATAAAGGGATTGTTCATATCCCCCTGTGTCCATCCAGGTCCCGTGGGAACCATTGGAGGTGGAAATATGCCCACTGTCCTGGCAAAAAACCTGGAACCATTCACTATGGTCAGCCACGGCCCTTCCACCCACGATTTCAACCCGGTAAGCTCCAAAGAAATCTGTAAAATTAAAAATCTGGTTTTAGATGCTCTTGATGACATGGAATATTCCTCACAAGCCAGCCAGTTCATTCAGGTTGAACACGAAAATGCTAAACTGGGTGCCCAGTACTTTGGAGATAACCTTATACTGTTGGCCACCTTCGCACCCCTGGGCTTTGATGATATCGACTTCGGAGTGGGACTGGCCATTATTAAAGCAGCACAGGGACACACCGGGGCCAAAAACGTGGTTTTAGTAGACTGTCATAACTCCTTCAAGGGAGAATCAGGACGAGTGTTACCTGGAAACCCTGAGGTTTTCCAGCTTCTAAATGCTGTGGAAAAACTGGAAAATCCAGGAGAAAGTGAGTTAAAAATGGGATGTGCCAATGATACCATCCCAGAATTAGGTAAAAGGAGTGGTGTGGGTCAAAGTGGAGTAAAAGTCATGGTCCTGAATGTTAATAACCAGAAAACTGCCTACATACTCATGGACGCCAACAACATGGTTATTGGTTTCAGGGATGAAATCCTCAGTGAAGTGAAAAAACTGGGATTGGACCATGCTGAAGTGATGACCACAGACACCCACTTTGTTAACGGCCTCTCCGGTGGCCACAATCCCCTGGGAACAAAAGACAGGGATATAATAATAGAAAAAATAGTAGAGTGTACTAAAAATGCTTTGGATGATTTAGAATCTGTCCAGGTTGGTGCCAAGACTGTGAAACTATCCAGTATAAACACCCTGGGCCCCACCCATGCCACAGAACTGGTAACCACCATCAGCTCCATAGTGGCAGTAAGCAGGGTAGTGGCTCCACTGGTATTTGTACTGGCATTGATCTTCGTGTTTATCTGGATATTCTACTGGACATTTTAA
- a CDS encoding Era-like GTP-binding protein, translating to MVDIMRIFRKKFFTDIFNKLIGKEKKLKIGFYGHPNSGKTTLANRMTKEWTGKSLGLVSEIPHETRRVYRQERVSLNYDGVELDFDIIDTPGIATKIDYKNFLQYGLSEQEAKERAKEATKGIIEAIKWLDDVTGVLLVVDSTKDPLTQANITIIGNLEARKIPFVIVANKVDLPESNPERILSVFPQHKVVSISALHGENTDKLYRAMVDKFN from the coding sequence ATGGTTGATATCATGCGCATATTCCGAAAAAAATTTTTCACAGACATCTTCAACAAACTAATTGGAAAAGAAAAAAAGCTTAAAATAGGATTCTACGGTCACCCTAATTCAGGAAAAACCACTCTGGCCAACAGAATGACCAAAGAATGGACCGGGAAATCCCTGGGACTGGTTTCAGAAATACCACACGAAACCCGAAGAGTTTACAGGCAGGAAAGAGTCAGCCTCAACTACGATGGTGTGGAACTGGATTTTGACATCATTGACACCCCAGGTATAGCCACCAAGATCGATTATAAAAACTTCTTACAGTATGGCCTATCAGAACAGGAAGCCAAAGAAAGGGCTAAAGAGGCAACTAAGGGGATAATAGAGGCTATTAAATGGTTAGATGATGTTACTGGTGTTCTACTGGTGGTGGACTCCACCAAAGACCCCTTAACCCAGGCCAACATAACCATAATCGGTAACCTGGAAGCCCGTAAGATACCCTTTGTAATTGTGGCCAACAAGGTGGACCTGCCAGAGTCCAATCCTGAAAGAATTCTTTCGGTGTTCCCCCAGCACAAGGTGGTTTCCATCTCTGCCCTACACGGTGAAAACACCGATAAGCTGTACCGGGCCATGGTTGATAAGTTCAATTGA
- a CDS encoding DUF2073 domain-containing protein, which translates to MDDADTNSLKMDFLSSDALKAQSSIEKISMIVEKVKKGELLVIEGGLEPEEEAELIETTMREIDVENFMGIDIYTLEKDESSFFGLSKKKTVGITIIGPANVMKAVKRKSNFLSMVASLGGSDASMY; encoded by the coding sequence ATGGATGACGCTGATACCAACAGTCTCAAAATGGATTTCCTCTCATCAGATGCACTTAAAGCTCAAAGTAGCATTGAAAAAATATCCATGATTGTGGAAAAGGTTAAAAAAGGTGAGCTACTGGTAATTGAAGGTGGATTGGAACCAGAAGAAGAGGCAGAGTTAATAGAAACCACCATGCGCGAGATCGATGTGGAAAACTTCATGGGTATTGATATTTACACCCTGGAAAAGGATGAAAGCTCCTTTTTCGGACTTTCCAAGAAGAAAACGGTGGGTATTACCATTATTGGCCCGGCGAATGTCATGAAAGCAGTTAAAAGGAAGTCCAACTTCCTGTCAATGGTGGCCAGCCTCGGTGGTAGTGATGCATCGATGTATTAA